AATAATAAGAACTACCAAGGCTATATAAGGTGAGCGATTGATAGGATGCATTTGGAATAACTCCGGTAACTCCAAAACCTGCACGCAGTCTTAAATTATTCAACCATTGGAATCCTTTCATGAACTCTTCATTGCTGATGGTCCAACCTAAAGAAGCGGACGGGAAAGTACCCCATTTGTGATTTTCTCCAAATTTTGATGATCCTTCGCGACGTACACTAACAAGAGCATTGTATTTGTTAGCATATCCATAACTGACGCGTCCAAAGAAGCCAACCAGCGTATTGTCATTTTTATAACTCCCCATTCCGGCTTTTCCTTTTTTTAAAGCTTCTCCAATACCTAGATTGTTATATTGAAAAAAGTCATTTTGATAATCGTAATTATTGGCGTTAAAGCCTTCATTTACATTGTATTGATAACTGTAACCTACTAAGGCATTAAAACGATGTTTATCAAATTTAGTGTTATACTTTGAGGTAACTTCTAGATTATCAGTTTGACTATCATCTTGTGAATGATATGCATAGCCTGTGTGATTTTCCATTTTCTGACTAAAATACTTAGAGGTATAGTACCCTTTGTTATGCGCTTTCGAACGGCGAGTTGCTAACATAAGGTTTGTTTGCCATCCTTTTATTGGTTCTAAGGTTATATTACCTGTCATGCGTGTCCATTCAGTATCGTAATTGCCTTTACGTTCTTTAATCATTCCCACTGGGTTATAATAATAGTTAACCTGGAAATTTTCGAAATAGCTTCCGTCTTCATTCCAAATAGGCTCGGTAGGATTGTGAATAATAGCCTGTCTATAAATATTAGAAGCCCCATCATCGTTAGCATTTGTCGCACTATTTTTGTGAATACCTTTAACCATGTTGAAGTTAACTTTTAGCATATCATTCATCATCCAATGAGAGAGATCGAAGCTCATCTTCATTTCCTCATTATAAGTATCAATGATCACTCCTTCTTCTTTACGATAGTTAAAGTCCGCAGAATAGGTTGTTTTTTTGTTACCTCCACTAATATTGAAGTTGTGATTGTGAGTAAAGGCTGTACGGCTAATGGCATCAAGCCAATCGGTATCGTATCCTTTATCAGTAAAGCTTGTCATTCCTTGGCGTATTTCTTCGGCATTCATAAACTTAAGTTTTTTGCCGAATTTGGAAAACGAAGTATATCCTGAATAACTAGCTTGAGTTTTCTCTTCACGTTTTCCTGATTTTGTAGTGATAAGAATGACTCCGTTAGCTCCGCGTGTACCGTAAATTGCTGCTGCGGATGCATCCTTTAAGACGTCGATAGAGGCAATGTTCTCAGGGGCTACCGTCCCGAGACTTCCTTCAATGCCATCAATTAATATAAGTGGGGTTGAACTCCCGGCTAAAGAAATTACACCGCGTAGACGAATAGTTGATTCAGCATTGGGATCGCCGCTTCCTTTGGCTATTGTCAGACCCGCTATTTTCCCTTTTACAAGTTCTGCGGCATCTCCTATTTTTCCGATGCTGAAATCTTCTGCTTTTACACTGGCAACAGCACTAGTAATATCGCCTTTTCGCTGAGTGCCATATCCAATAACAACAACTTCATCAACTAACTCAGAATCTTCTATAAGAGTAATTTTTATAT
This is a stretch of genomic DNA from uncultured Bacteroides sp.. It encodes these proteins:
- a CDS encoding TonB-dependent receptor produces the protein MATCVFLAASIGTFPLYAADEAYSLSTKEEAQQAIKITGTVVDKSGEPIIGANIIEKGTKNGSVSNINGEFSMNVKNYGAVLVVSYIGYKPQEISVKERNIKITLIEDSELVDEVVVIGYGTQRKGDITSAVASVKAEDFSIGKIGDAAELVKGKIAGLTIAKGSGDPNAESTIRLRGVISLAGSSTPLILIDGIEGSLGTVAPENIASIDVLKDASAAAIYGTRGANGVILITTKSGKREEKTQASYSGYTSFSKFGKKLKFMNAEEIRQGMTSFTDKGYDTDWLDAISRTAFTHNHNFNISGGNKKTTYSADFNYRKEEGVIIDTYNEEMKMSFDLSHWMMNDMLKVNFNMVKGIHKNSATNANDDGASNIYRQAIIHNPTEPIWNEDGSYFENFQVNYYYNPVGMIKERKGNYDTEWTRMTGNITLEPIKGWQTNLMLATRRSKAHNKGYYTSKYFSQKMENHTGYAYHSQDDSQTDNLEVTSKYNTKFDKHRFNALVGYSYQYNVNEGFNANNYDYQNDFFQYNNLGIGEALKKGKAGMGSYKNDNTLVGFFGRVSYGYANKYNALVSVRREGSSKFGENHKWGTFPSASLGWTISNEEFMKGFQWLNNLRLRAGFGVTGVIPNASYQSLTLYSLGSSYYYENGEWKPGLVVASNPNRDLKWEKSTEYNVGLDLTVLDERLSASIDVYTKKTSDMLWWFDVPTPPNLYSQTLANVGKMRNSGIEIAINATPVRTKNFEWKTTLTASHNANKLLSLSNDLYETANEHDAGGLGEPISISTHRLEVGKAVGHYFGLKSVGVSENGLWLIENPTTGEAEEFTDNMLNNDQYRQYLGTGLPKVYLGWSNTFRYKNFDLSIQMTSQLGFKILNEPRTFYENNSIAYNRLQSVQKAPYGGQYTLSSAQKQTIVSYYLERGDFLKVTNMTLGYTIPLKENKYVKGVRAYLSGDNLFCITGYDGLDPELSNGNATYAGIDRRDKYPVIRSFTFGVNVTF